A part of Brassica rapa cultivar Chiifu-401-42 chromosome A05, CAAS_Brap_v3.01, whole genome shotgun sequence genomic DNA contains:
- the LOC103868577 gene encoding protein DETOXIFICATION 42 isoform X1, producing MMSEDGYTKEIPFDFPRNPLCIFLSDFRSVFKFDELGLEIARIALPAALALTADPIASLVDTAFIGQIGPVELAAVGVSIALFNQVSRIAIFPLVSITTSFVAEEDACSSEENTNQDYKECIETGINNTKEETQELIPGNISTPDESKNSCSIFSVSESPVKKRNIPSASSALIIGAILGLLQAVFLISSAKPLLSFMGVKHDSPMLGPAQRYLSLRSLGAPAVLLSLATQGVFRGFKDTTTPLYATVIGDVTNIILDPIFIFVFRLGVTGAATAHVISQYLMCGILLWKLMGQVDIFKMSTKHLQFCRFMKNGFLLLMRVVAVTFCVTLSASLAAREGPTSMAAFQVCLQVWLATSLLADGFAVAGQAILASAFAKKDYKRAAATASRVLQLGLVLGFLLAVILGTGLHFGARLFTKDDKVLHLISIGLPFVAGTQPINALAFVFDGVNFGASDFGYAAASLVMVAIVSVLCLVLLSATHGFIGLWFGLTIYMSLRAAVGFWRIGTATGPWSFLRR from the exons ATGATGTCTGAAGATGGCTACACCAAAGAAATTCCTTTTGATTTTCCAAGAAACCCTCTTTGCATCTTCCTAAGTGATTTCAG ATCAGTTTTTAAATTTGATGAGCTCGGTTTGGAGATAGCAAGAATAGCTTTACCTGCAGCACTTGCATTAACAGCTGATCCTATTGCATCTCTTGTGGACACAGCCTTCATTGGCCAAATTG GTCCTGTAGAGCTTGCTGCAGTTGGAGTTTCAATTGCTTTGTTTAACCAAGTTTCAAGAATCGCTATCTTCCCTCTCGTTAGCATCACAACTTCCTTTGTAGCAGAGGAAGATGCTTGTAGTTCTGAGGAAAACACAAACCAAGATTATAAAGAATGTATTGAAACTGGTATTAATAACACAAAGGAGGAAACTCAAGAACTGATTCCTGGAAACA TTTCTACACCAGATGAATCTAAAAACAGTTGCAGTATCTTTAGTGTTAGTGAATCTCCAGTCAAGAAAAGAAACATACCATCAGCTTCTTCTGCTTTAATCATTGGAGCCATTCTTGGCCTTCTTCAGGCTGTGTTTCTTATATCCTCAGCCAAACCTCTCTTGAGTTTCATGGGAGTTAAACAT GATTCTCCAATGTTGGGACCTGCTCAGAGATATTTATCTCTCAGATCACTTGGTGCACCCGCTGTTCTTCTCTCGCTTGCGACACAAGGTGTTTTCCGTGGATTTAAAGACACGACAACTCCATTATACGCAACTG TGATTGGAGATGTCACAAATATAATACTCGACCCTATTTTCATATTCGTTTTTCGTCTAGGCGTTACAGGGGCAGCCACTGCTCATGTTATATCCCA ATACCTTATGTGTGGAATACTCTTGTGGAAACTGATGGGTCAAGtcgatatttttaaaatgagtaCCAAACATCTTCAGTTCTGTAGATTTATGAAAAATG GCTTTCTTTTACTGATGAGAGTAGTTGCAGTGACATTTTGTGTAACTCTTTCTGCGTCACTAGCTGCACGAGAAGGACCCACTTCCATGGCAGCTTTCCAAGTTTGCTTGCAGGTTTGGTTAGCAACTTCACTTCTTGCAGATGGGTTCGCTGTAGCTGGCCAG GCAATACTTGCGAGTGCGTTTGCCAAAAAGGACTACAAAAGAGCTGCAGCTACTGCTTCACGTGTGTTGCAG TTGGGACTGGTTCTTGGTTTTCTACTCGCGGTTATACTTGGAACAGGTTTGCATTTCGGAGCAAGACTATTCACTAAAGACGATAAAGTGTTACACCTCATTAGCATAGGACTTCCG TTCGTGGCAGGGACACAACCAATCAATGCCTTAGCGTTTGTATTCGATGGAGTTAACTTTGGAGCATCTGATTTTGGTTATGCTGCAGCTTCATTAGTTATGGTGGCTATAGTTAGCGTTTTGTGTTTGGTCTTACTCTCGGCGACTCATGGGTTTATTGGTCTTTGGTTTGGTCTTACCATTTACATGAGTCTTAGAGCAGCCGTTGGATTCTGGCG GATTGGGACAGCGACAGGACCTTGGTCTTTTCTCAGAAGATAA
- the LOC103868577 gene encoding protein DETOXIFICATION 42 isoform X2 — translation MMSEDGYTKEIPFDFPRNPLCIFLSDFRSVFKFDELGLEIARIALPAALALTADPIASLVDTAFIGQIGPVELAAVGVSIALFNQVSRIAIFPLVSITTSFVAEEDACSSEENTNQDYKECIETGINNTKEETQELIPGNISTPDESKNSCSIFSVSESPVKKRNIPSASSALIIGAILGLLQAVFLISSAKPLLSFMGVKHDSPMLGPAQRYLSLRSLGAPAVLLSLATQGVFRGFKDTTTPLYATVIGDVTNIILDPIFIFVFRLGVTGAATAHVISQYLMCGILLWKLMGQVDIFKMSTKHLQFCRFMKNAAREGPTSMAAFQVCLQVWLATSLLADGFAVAGQAILASAFAKKDYKRAAATASRVLQLGLVLGFLLAVILGTGLHFGARLFTKDDKVLHLISIGLPFVAGTQPINALAFVFDGVNFGASDFGYAAASLVMVAIVSVLCLVLLSATHGFIGLWFGLTIYMSLRAAVGFWRIGTATGPWSFLRR, via the exons ATGATGTCTGAAGATGGCTACACCAAAGAAATTCCTTTTGATTTTCCAAGAAACCCTCTTTGCATCTTCCTAAGTGATTTCAG ATCAGTTTTTAAATTTGATGAGCTCGGTTTGGAGATAGCAAGAATAGCTTTACCTGCAGCACTTGCATTAACAGCTGATCCTATTGCATCTCTTGTGGACACAGCCTTCATTGGCCAAATTG GTCCTGTAGAGCTTGCTGCAGTTGGAGTTTCAATTGCTTTGTTTAACCAAGTTTCAAGAATCGCTATCTTCCCTCTCGTTAGCATCACAACTTCCTTTGTAGCAGAGGAAGATGCTTGTAGTTCTGAGGAAAACACAAACCAAGATTATAAAGAATGTATTGAAACTGGTATTAATAACACAAAGGAGGAAACTCAAGAACTGATTCCTGGAAACA TTTCTACACCAGATGAATCTAAAAACAGTTGCAGTATCTTTAGTGTTAGTGAATCTCCAGTCAAGAAAAGAAACATACCATCAGCTTCTTCTGCTTTAATCATTGGAGCCATTCTTGGCCTTCTTCAGGCTGTGTTTCTTATATCCTCAGCCAAACCTCTCTTGAGTTTCATGGGAGTTAAACAT GATTCTCCAATGTTGGGACCTGCTCAGAGATATTTATCTCTCAGATCACTTGGTGCACCCGCTGTTCTTCTCTCGCTTGCGACACAAGGTGTTTTCCGTGGATTTAAAGACACGACAACTCCATTATACGCAACTG TGATTGGAGATGTCACAAATATAATACTCGACCCTATTTTCATATTCGTTTTTCGTCTAGGCGTTACAGGGGCAGCCACTGCTCATGTTATATCCCA ATACCTTATGTGTGGAATACTCTTGTGGAAACTGATGGGTCAAGtcgatatttttaaaatgagtaCCAAACATCTTCAGTTCTGTAGATTTATGAAAAATG CTGCACGAGAAGGACCCACTTCCATGGCAGCTTTCCAAGTTTGCTTGCAGGTTTGGTTAGCAACTTCACTTCTTGCAGATGGGTTCGCTGTAGCTGGCCAG GCAATACTTGCGAGTGCGTTTGCCAAAAAGGACTACAAAAGAGCTGCAGCTACTGCTTCACGTGTGTTGCAG TTGGGACTGGTTCTTGGTTTTCTACTCGCGGTTATACTTGGAACAGGTTTGCATTTCGGAGCAAGACTATTCACTAAAGACGATAAAGTGTTACACCTCATTAGCATAGGACTTCCG TTCGTGGCAGGGACACAACCAATCAATGCCTTAGCGTTTGTATTCGATGGAGTTAACTTTGGAGCATCTGATTTTGGTTATGCTGCAGCTTCATTAGTTATGGTGGCTATAGTTAGCGTTTTGTGTTTGGTCTTACTCTCGGCGACTCATGGGTTTATTGGTCTTTGGTTTGGTCTTACCATTTACATGAGTCTTAGAGCAGCCGTTGGATTCTGGCG GATTGGGACAGCGACAGGACCTTGGTCTTTTCTCAGAAGATAA
- the LOC103868577 gene encoding protein DETOXIFICATION 42 isoform X3, with protein MMSEDGYTKEIPFDFPRNPLCIFLSDFRSVFKFDELGLEIARIALPAALALTADPIASLVDTAFIGQIGPVELAAVGVSIALFNQVSRIAIFPLVSITTSFVAEEDACSSEENTNQDYKECIETGINNTKEETQELIPGNISTPDESKNSCSIFSVSESPVKKRNIPSASSALIIGAILGLLQAVFLISSAKPLLSFMGVKHDSPMLGPAQRYLSLRSLGAPAVLLSLATQGVFRGFKDTTTPLYATVIGDVTNIILDPIFIFVFRLGVTGAATAHVISQYLMCGILLWKLMGQVDIFKMSTKHLQFCRFMKNGFLLLMRVVAVTFCVTLSASLAAREGPTSMAAFQVCLQVWLATSLLADGFAVAGQAILASAFAKKDYKRAAATASRVLQVCISEQDYSLKTIKCYTSLA; from the exons ATGATGTCTGAAGATGGCTACACCAAAGAAATTCCTTTTGATTTTCCAAGAAACCCTCTTTGCATCTTCCTAAGTGATTTCAG ATCAGTTTTTAAATTTGATGAGCTCGGTTTGGAGATAGCAAGAATAGCTTTACCTGCAGCACTTGCATTAACAGCTGATCCTATTGCATCTCTTGTGGACACAGCCTTCATTGGCCAAATTG GTCCTGTAGAGCTTGCTGCAGTTGGAGTTTCAATTGCTTTGTTTAACCAAGTTTCAAGAATCGCTATCTTCCCTCTCGTTAGCATCACAACTTCCTTTGTAGCAGAGGAAGATGCTTGTAGTTCTGAGGAAAACACAAACCAAGATTATAAAGAATGTATTGAAACTGGTATTAATAACACAAAGGAGGAAACTCAAGAACTGATTCCTGGAAACA TTTCTACACCAGATGAATCTAAAAACAGTTGCAGTATCTTTAGTGTTAGTGAATCTCCAGTCAAGAAAAGAAACATACCATCAGCTTCTTCTGCTTTAATCATTGGAGCCATTCTTGGCCTTCTTCAGGCTGTGTTTCTTATATCCTCAGCCAAACCTCTCTTGAGTTTCATGGGAGTTAAACAT GATTCTCCAATGTTGGGACCTGCTCAGAGATATTTATCTCTCAGATCACTTGGTGCACCCGCTGTTCTTCTCTCGCTTGCGACACAAGGTGTTTTCCGTGGATTTAAAGACACGACAACTCCATTATACGCAACTG TGATTGGAGATGTCACAAATATAATACTCGACCCTATTTTCATATTCGTTTTTCGTCTAGGCGTTACAGGGGCAGCCACTGCTCATGTTATATCCCA ATACCTTATGTGTGGAATACTCTTGTGGAAACTGATGGGTCAAGtcgatatttttaaaatgagtaCCAAACATCTTCAGTTCTGTAGATTTATGAAAAATG GCTTTCTTTTACTGATGAGAGTAGTTGCAGTGACATTTTGTGTAACTCTTTCTGCGTCACTAGCTGCACGAGAAGGACCCACTTCCATGGCAGCTTTCCAAGTTTGCTTGCAGGTTTGGTTAGCAACTTCACTTCTTGCAGATGGGTTCGCTGTAGCTGGCCAG GCAATACTTGCGAGTGCGTTTGCCAAAAAGGACTACAAAAGAGCTGCAGCTACTGCTTCACGTGTGTTGCAG GTTTGCATTTCGGAGCAAGACTATTCACTAAAGACGATAAAGTGTTACACCTCATTAGCATAG